One genomic segment of Mustelus asterias chromosome 26, sMusAst1.hap1.1, whole genome shotgun sequence includes these proteins:
- the LOC144479386 gene encoding cathepsin L-like, which produces MTAVEALEGQIAKEKGQFVELSAQNIVDCSDEYSNHGCRSGLPFRAFQYVRDHGIETEEAYPFQEKENKECLFNISKSFTRIHGFKRIKPISEKKLAALVATVGPISVLVQASEKSWSFYKSGVLDDATCNSIKVNHAVLLVGYVDKEPKPYWIAKNSYGAVMIFKVISSTLTQQ; this is translated from the exons ATGACTGCAGTTGAAGCTCTGGAAGGCCAAATAGCCAAGGAAAAGGGCCAATTTGTAGAACTGAGCGCACAAAACATtgttgactgctccgatgaatatagCAATCATGGGTGCCGTTCAGGCTTACCGTTTCGTGCCTTCCAATACGTACGAGACCACGGCATTGAAACTGAAGAAGCATATCCCTTCCAAGaaaag GAGAACAAAGAATGCTTATTTAACATCTCGAAGAGTTTCACCAGAATTCACGGATTCAAACGGATTAAGCCCATTAGTGAGAAAAAGTTAGCAGCACTAGTGGCAACTGTTGGACCCATTTCTGTACTGGTCCAGGCATCAGAAAAATCCTGGAGCTTTTACAAGTCAG GGGTTTTGGATGATGCTACCTGCAACAGTATAAAAGTTAACCATGCAGTGCTCTTGGTAGGATACGTGGACAAAGAACCAAAACCCTATTGGATCGCTAAGAACAG TTATGGTGCTGTTATGATCTTCAAGGTGATCTCCAGcactttgacccagcaatga